The following are encoded in a window of Verrucomicrobiota bacterium genomic DNA:
- a CDS encoding SLC13 family permease, whose protein sequence is MTFEIIIVLILLAIVLVAFFKEWAPPEIIAMSAFGFLLVFSAINPTLKLLNPEDAFSVFSSKAPITIAAMFILSGALQQTGAINGITRLLTKHLSSNQIFLLLCVTVFVALASAFVNNTPIVAIFIPVLLSLARTQQVAPSKLLIPLSYAAIMGGACTLIGTSTNLIVSDIFTSPAYNFGKIGFFEITKIGLPLLLIGMAYVIIFGPKLLPSRQNVTSVLSPEERKTFLCHALIQPNSPLIGIRLTETKLAQNATLFRIIEIRRHGTRLTLPLNEVIIRPYDRILFSASEKYIVSSEDPEKKDRELSSELSEELGVQTLSVIEGSIIEGIIAPHSSLMGKSIREIRFRQTYGMLILAIHRQGKNLSKNFLDERLQFGDTILMLGPTTTFAQLRNMGDLMLLEDQIPEVANKDKAWIVWATMAAVVIVAAIDNGISIHVSAILGCLVVLWTKCLQPDDAYKSIDWGVLFLIYGMLGIGLAMEKSGAANLVAGSFVDIIKTLADNQFLPYVALGCFYLITNLLTEVISNSAAAIIMAPIAINSSLALGLDPRTFVIAVMIAASASFLTPIGYQTNTMIYGAGGYRFTDFTKFGLPLSILFWVTATLLIPIIWPFQNS, encoded by the coding sequence ATGACTTTTGAAATAATCATCGTCCTCATTCTACTTGCCATCGTGCTGGTAGCCTTTTTCAAAGAATGGGCTCCTCCGGAGATCATTGCCATGAGTGCATTTGGATTCTTGCTTGTATTCAGTGCCATTAACCCAACTCTAAAATTACTTAATCCCGAAGACGCTTTTTCGGTTTTTAGCAGCAAAGCCCCTATCACAATTGCTGCCATGTTTATCTTGAGCGGAGCTCTTCAACAGACCGGTGCCATTAATGGCATCACTCGTCTACTGACAAAGCATCTGAGCTCGAATCAAATCTTTTTGCTACTATGTGTGACCGTATTTGTTGCACTGGCCTCGGCATTTGTGAATAACACCCCAATTGTGGCCATTTTCATCCCGGTTCTTTTAAGTTTGGCTCGAACACAGCAGGTTGCTCCTTCAAAGCTCCTCATCCCCCTTTCCTACGCAGCTATCATGGGAGGAGCCTGCACACTTATTGGCACCTCCACCAACTTGATTGTATCTGATATTTTTACTTCGCCGGCTTACAACTTCGGGAAGATTGGCTTTTTTGAAATCACTAAGATAGGCCTGCCTTTACTACTCATTGGCATGGCCTATGTCATTATTTTCGGACCTAAATTACTGCCCTCGCGGCAAAATGTTACCTCGGTGCTGAGCCCCGAAGAACGCAAAACTTTTTTATGTCATGCCCTGATTCAACCTAACTCCCCTCTTATTGGCATCCGTTTGACCGAAACGAAGCTCGCTCAGAACGCTACTCTTTTCCGGATTATTGAAATCAGAAGGCATGGCACTCGTTTGACACTACCTTTGAATGAAGTAATCATTCGCCCCTACGACCGAATCCTTTTTTCTGCATCTGAGAAGTACATCGTATCATCCGAAGATCCTGAAAAAAAAGACCGGGAGCTTTCCTCAGAACTCTCTGAAGAGCTGGGTGTTCAAACACTTTCTGTCATAGAAGGTTCTATTATAGAGGGAATCATTGCCCCTCACTCCAGCCTGATGGGTAAAAGCATCCGCGAAATTCGTTTCCGGCAAACCTATGGCATGCTTATACTAGCTATTCACCGACAAGGAAAAAATCTCTCCAAAAACTTTCTCGACGAGCGTCTGCAATTTGGTGACACCATCTTAATGCTTGGACCTACCACAACTTTTGCCCAGCTCAGAAATATGGGAGACCTCATGCTTCTCGAAGATCAAATACCCGAAGTCGCCAATAAAGATAAGGCCTGGATTGTTTGGGCAACTATGGCAGCAGTCGTCATCGTGGCTGCAATTGATAATGGGATCTCTATACACGTATCCGCTATTCTTGGATGCCTCGTCGTCCTATGGACTAAATGCCTTCAACCAGATGACGCTTACAAATCAATTGATTGGGGAGTGCTTTTTCTCATCTATGGTATGCTAGGGATAGGTCTTGCTATGGAAAAATCAGGTGCGGCCAACCTGGTCGCCGGCTCATTTGTAGACATTATCAAAACACTCGCTGACAATCAATTTCTGCCTTATGTGGCCCTTGGCTGCTTCTATCTGATTACCAACTTACTTACGGAAGTCATTTCCAATAGCGCAGCCGCCATCATTATGGCACCTATTGCCATCAACAGCTCGTTAGCTTTGGGACTGGACCCCCGCACTTTTGTTATCGCGGTTATGATCGCTGCTTCGGCTTCATTCCTGACTCCTATCGGTTATCAAACCAATACCATGATTTATGGTGCCGGGGGATATCGTTTCACGGATTTTACAAAGTTCGGGCTGCCTCTGAGTATTCTTTTTTGGGTAACCGCGACCTTGCTCATTCCTATTATTTGGCCTTTTCAGAACAGTTGA
- the proB gene encoding glutamate 5-kinase, translating to MKRNGKRIVVKIGSRLLTSNQGGVNHEMISSLARQISKLKKRGYEVMLVSSGAIAAGMGVLGKTKRPQGLADLQVCASIGQPVLMGAYQEVFAQFGLCSAQILVTSWDLDSRSLYKNARATVEALLGLGNCVPIFNENDALSFEEIAMLNRFGDNDMLSAQVALLAEASSLIILTSVDGLRTNSKGGRLIYEVNKIDKRIESYAGGAESELSVGGMASKLNTAKLMMKEGIPMHIVDGRINGIIGDVLKGHKVGTLFVTKTSGNRKKVNAK from the coding sequence ATGAAGAGAAATGGAAAGCGAATTGTTGTTAAAATTGGAAGCCGTCTTTTGACTTCAAACCAGGGAGGAGTGAATCATGAGATGATCAGCTCCTTAGCTAGGCAAATTTCCAAGCTAAAGAAACGGGGGTATGAGGTGATGTTGGTCTCATCTGGCGCGATTGCCGCCGGCATGGGTGTTTTAGGAAAAACCAAGCGTCCGCAAGGGCTTGCTGATTTACAAGTTTGCGCCAGTATAGGTCAGCCCGTGTTGATGGGGGCTTACCAAGAAGTGTTCGCGCAATTCGGTCTTTGTAGTGCACAGATTTTGGTGACATCCTGGGATCTAGATAGCAGATCTCTCTATAAAAATGCTAGAGCCACCGTGGAAGCACTCCTGGGTCTGGGGAATTGTGTGCCCATATTCAATGAGAATGACGCACTTTCGTTTGAGGAAATTGCCATGCTCAACCGCTTTGGTGATAACGATATGTTGAGTGCGCAAGTTGCTTTGTTAGCCGAGGCTTCGTCTTTGATTATCCTTACGAGTGTCGATGGATTGCGAACCAATTCCAAGGGCGGGCGCCTTATTTATGAAGTTAATAAGATTGATAAACGGATCGAGAGCTACGCTGGGGGCGCCGAAAGTGAGCTTTCTGTTGGGGGAATGGCTTCAAAATTAAATACCGCCAAGTTAATGATGAAGGAAGGAATTCCTATGCATATTGTAGATGGCCGTATCAATGGTATTATTGGAGATGTTTTAAAAGGTCATAAGGTAGGGACACTGTTTGTCACTAAAACCTCCGGAAATAGAAAAAAAGTCAATGCCAAGTAA
- the thrC gene encoding threonine synthase — protein sequence MAEEFFSNLKCRECGRLYPKKAIHVCEFDFGPLEAAYDYDKIKDAISRKKIESRPQSMWRYRELFPIDEDPTVGLQVGFTPLVKADRLAKALGVKELYVKNDAVNYPTLSFKDRVVSVALSRAKELGFETVACASTGNLANSVAANAASAGLPSYVLIPADLEQGKVLNSLVYGTHVIGIHGPYDQVNRLCSEIAGKYGWGFVNVNLRPYYAEGSKSMGFEIIEQMGWQIPAHTVVPMASGSLLTKIHKAYQEAVKVGLVEESKFFVHGAQATGCGPISEAHKNGSDLIKPVQKPDTIAKSLAIGTPADGYYAVRVMRETEGSAEAATDQEIIDAIKLLSETEGIFAETAGGVTLACAQKLIASGKLPKNEPIVLCITGNGLKTAEAVADHIGAPRCINPSLKEFDAMLSTSGELVNSN from the coding sequence ATGGCAGAAGAATTTTTTAGTAATTTAAAATGTAGGGAGTGTGGAAGGCTCTATCCTAAAAAAGCGATTCATGTCTGTGAATTCGATTTTGGACCTTTGGAGGCAGCATATGATTATGACAAAATCAAAGATGCAATCTCCCGCAAGAAGATTGAAAGCCGTCCGCAGTCTATGTGGCGGTATCGTGAACTTTTCCCCATTGACGAAGACCCAACGGTAGGTTTGCAAGTTGGCTTTACGCCTCTCGTTAAAGCTGACCGTCTTGCGAAGGCTTTAGGTGTTAAAGAACTCTATGTGAAGAACGATGCAGTCAATTACCCGACGCTAAGTTTTAAAGATCGTGTCGTATCGGTTGCTTTATCTCGGGCAAAGGAACTTGGATTTGAAACCGTAGCTTGCGCGTCTACGGGAAACTTGGCGAACTCAGTGGCGGCCAACGCGGCTTCGGCAGGCTTGCCAAGCTACGTGCTTATTCCTGCAGATTTAGAGCAGGGCAAAGTTCTCAATAGCTTAGTTTATGGAACCCATGTGATTGGAATTCATGGTCCATATGACCAGGTGAACCGTCTATGTTCTGAGATTGCAGGAAAATACGGTTGGGGGTTCGTAAATGTCAATCTGCGTCCTTACTACGCTGAGGGTTCTAAATCAATGGGCTTTGAGATTATTGAGCAAATGGGTTGGCAGATTCCCGCTCATACTGTAGTGCCTATGGCCAGTGGATCTCTTCTCACCAAGATTCATAAGGCCTACCAAGAGGCAGTGAAAGTAGGATTGGTGGAGGAAAGCAAATTTTTCGTTCATGGTGCTCAGGCCACGGGGTGTGGGCCAATCAGTGAAGCACATAAAAATGGCAGTGATTTGATTAAGCCGGTGCAAAAGCCTGACACCATTGCTAAGTCATTGGCCATAGGAACTCCTGCTGATGGTTATTACGCCGTCCGCGTCATGCGGGAAACGGAAGGTTCCGCTGAAGCAGCTACAGATCAGGAGATTATTGACGCCATCAAGCTACTTTCAGAAACCGAGGGAATATTTGCCGAGACGGCAGGAGGCGTAACACTGGCTTGCGCGCAAAAGTTAATTGCCTCGGGCAAGTTGCCCAAGAATGAGCCTATTGTGCTCTGTATTACAGGTAACGGTTTGAAAACGGCAGAGGCGGTTGCTGACCATATTGGCGCTCCACGTTGTATTAACCCAAGTTTGAAAGAGTTTGATGCTATGTTGTCAACAAGTGGTGAACTCGTTAACTCTAATTAA
- a CDS encoding glutamate-5-semialdehyde dehydrogenase, whose protein sequence is MPSKQDQLKKHLKDIAVKAKEASRSLADAGTDQKNKLLQEIANKLESKESRQAIAEANAKDLELGEKAKLSHALLDRLELNKKRMTSMVQGVQRLIELPDPVGEVIKGWEQSQGVQLQKVRVPIGVIGIIFESRPNVTVDASTLCLKTGNVTILRGGKEAFYSNQALGKLIGEAAKACGFPQEVVTVLPTTDREAVPILCEMHEQIDLMIPRGGHGLIKKVVEHSRMPVIKHYDGICHVYVHQDAVLKMAREIVLNAKLQRPGVCNAMETLLIDATVAKKLGKKLIDALLEKGVELFADRQTNKALETKFKAPSSWSTEYLDLKAGLRVVEGLDQAIAHIEKYGSHHSDTIVTENEQAAETFLQKVDSAAVYWNVSTRFTDGAAFGFGAEIGISTDKIHARGPMALEELTSYKYVGRGKGQIIKSG, encoded by the coding sequence ATGCCAAGTAAGCAGGATCAACTCAAAAAGCATCTCAAAGATATTGCGGTTAAAGCCAAAGAGGCTTCACGTAGCTTGGCAGATGCCGGCACGGATCAAAAAAATAAATTGCTCCAGGAAATCGCAAACAAGCTGGAGTCTAAAGAATCGCGGCAAGCAATTGCTGAGGCCAATGCCAAGGACCTAGAGCTAGGAGAAAAAGCAAAACTTTCCCATGCATTGCTTGATAGGCTAGAACTCAATAAGAAGCGCATGACATCTATGGTCCAAGGAGTTCAGCGCTTGATTGAGCTACCCGACCCAGTGGGTGAGGTAATCAAGGGATGGGAACAGAGTCAAGGAGTTCAATTGCAAAAAGTCCGAGTCCCCATTGGAGTGATTGGGATTATATTTGAGTCACGTCCCAATGTTACCGTTGATGCTTCCACCCTATGCTTGAAGACAGGTAATGTGACGATTCTTCGCGGAGGGAAAGAAGCTTTTTATTCAAATCAGGCCCTGGGTAAATTGATTGGCGAGGCGGCCAAAGCATGTGGTTTCCCTCAAGAAGTGGTAACGGTCTTACCGACCACTGATCGAGAAGCAGTTCCTATTTTGTGTGAGATGCATGAGCAAATTGATTTGATGATACCTCGCGGTGGACATGGGCTAATCAAAAAAGTAGTCGAACACTCGCGGATGCCAGTCATCAAGCACTATGATGGTATTTGCCATGTCTATGTTCACCAAGATGCTGTTCTCAAAATGGCCAGAGAGATTGTCTTGAATGCCAAACTTCAGAGACCCGGGGTTTGTAATGCCATGGAGACACTACTAATCGATGCCACCGTAGCTAAAAAGCTCGGCAAGAAGCTGATCGATGCCTTGTTGGAGAAGGGGGTGGAACTTTTTGCTGATCGTCAGACTAATAAGGCATTGGAAACGAAGTTTAAAGCGCCATCTAGTTGGTCTACCGAATACCTGGATCTCAAAGCCGGCCTAAGAGTAGTAGAGGGCTTAGATCAGGCGATAGCGCATATTGAAAAATATGGCTCCCATCATTCGGATACAATCGTGACAGAAAATGAGCAGGCAGCAGAAACCTTCCTGCAAAAAGTCGATTCTGCTGCCGTTTACTGGAATGTCTCAACACGTTTTACGGATGGTGCGGCCTTTGGCTTTGGAGCAGAGATTGGTATTAGTACCGATAAGATCCATGCCCGCGGTCCCATGGCTTTGGAGGAGCTCACTTCTTATAAATATGTAGGTAGAGGGAAGGGACAGATTATTAAATCCGGATGA
- a CDS encoding amidotransferase, which yields MRVHYLQHVPFEGLGSMEPWLRANGHQITHSPLFDSAALPASSAFDFLIIMGGPMGIYDEKRYPWLVEEKRFIEKNMSDGKPMLGICLGAQLIANVLGATVKKNPHKEIGWFEITKAAELEKTPLTNSFPDKAHVFHWHEDTFEIPGGASHLAQSHACANQGFIYQDRVLALQFHLETTYESAKALVDHCGNELEESASIQTPEDMLCNADRFAHIKEIQADVLKVFTRNGFIK from the coding sequence ATGCGTGTTCACTACTTACAACATGTTCCTTTCGAAGGCCTGGGAAGTATGGAACCGTGGTTAAGAGCGAATGGCCACCAAATCACCCATAGCCCTCTATTTGATTCCGCAGCGCTGCCTGCTAGTAGTGCGTTTGATTTCCTCATCATTATGGGTGGGCCCATGGGAATTTATGATGAAAAAAGATATCCGTGGCTCGTTGAAGAAAAACGCTTCATTGAAAAAAACATGAGCGATGGAAAGCCCATGCTTGGCATTTGCCTGGGGGCCCAGCTGATTGCCAACGTCCTTGGAGCTACAGTTAAGAAAAATCCACATAAAGAAATCGGTTGGTTTGAAATCACAAAAGCGGCAGAACTGGAAAAGACTCCCTTGACAAATAGCTTTCCCGATAAGGCCCATGTTTTTCACTGGCATGAAGATACTTTTGAGATTCCTGGAGGTGCTTCCCACCTCGCCCAGAGTCATGCCTGTGCTAACCAAGGCTTTATTTACCAAGACAGAGTGCTCGCCTTACAATTCCATTTGGAAACTACCTATGAATCCGCAAAAGCTTTAGTAGATCATTGTGGGAATGAACTAGAGGAGTCTGCCTCTATACAAACGCCTGAAGACATGCTCTGCAACGCAGACAGATTTGCCCATATCAAAGAAATCCAGGCAGATGTTCTGAAGGTTTTTACTAGAAATGGATTCATAAAATAG
- a CDS encoding ubiquitin-like small modifier protein 1 gives MAIEVSIPTPLRTLTDNQDTVEIEAANIDALIESLESKHPGMKERLLDEQGTIRRFVNIYVNGEDVRFLEDLKTPLKESDEVSIVPAIAGG, from the coding sequence ATGGCTATTGAAGTAAGTATTCCAACCCCTTTAAGGACATTAACAGATAATCAAGATACGGTAGAAATTGAGGCGGCCAATATTGACGCTTTAATTGAAAGCCTCGAAAGCAAGCACCCAGGTATGAAGGAACGCTTGCTTGACGAGCAGGGAACGATTCGTCGTTTTGTAAATATTTATGTGAACGGTGAGGACGTTCGCTTCTTGGAAGACCTCAAAACACCTCTCAAAGAATCAGACGAGGTCAGTATTGTTCCCGCTATTGCCGGAGGGTAA